Proteins encoded within one genomic window of Pygocentrus nattereri isolate fPygNat1 chromosome 11, fPygNat1.pri, whole genome shotgun sequence:
- the LOC119264341 gene encoding trichohyalin-like yields MTMKVPDEAETEASKELMSTHLEHTEDSEATDKHMDINLDGIKETPLEKHLENEMTMMMVIDAAEAEATMETMDINKDENEKKPLEKHLDKMDIKKDDPPEEDAKSTKRYTRRGTRGKGCRIIYKRDNNPQDGAKDDIRVSAHRTGAEGLRGKCREVEEERKNPPETPRPKAHPHQQQRMMERHAEKREHPQWKREQGQRTQQGLSERRSSGQRNVRKNWGDERRQVFHPRRTQEETERRPDRNDGRKAHPHQQQRMMERHEEKTEHPQWKREQGQRTQQGLSERRSSGQRDVRKNWGDERRQVFHTRRTQEETERRPDRNDGRKAHPHQQQRMMERHEEKRERPQWKKEQGQRTQGLSDRHSSGQRDVRKNWGDERRQVFHPRRVQEERRPDQNDRGVSAPKGGAEERRGQCRNVQEERKTPVENPRPKTHPHQQRKTEEHGEPREHPQQKRGQVQSTSVTPSHGP; encoded by the exons ATGACGATGAAGGTGCCTGATGAAGCCGAGACAGAAGCCTCAAAGGAGCTCATGAGCACGCACCTGGAACACACTGAGGACTCAGAAGCCACCGATAAACACATGGACATAAACCTGGATGGCATTAAGGAAACACCTCTGGAGAAACATCTGG aaaatgagatgacgatgatgatggtgattgaTGCAGCGGAGGCAGAAGCCACCATGGAAACCATGGACATAAACAAGGATGAGAATGAGAAGAAACCTCTGGAGAAACATCTGG ACAAAATGGATATAAAGAAGGACGACCCTCCTGAGGAAGATGCTAAGAGCACAAAGAGATACACCAGGAGAGGAACGAGAGGAAAAGGATGCAGGATCATCTACAAAAGAGACAACAATCCACAAGACGGTGCCAAGGACGATATCAGAGTATCTGCTCACAGAACAGGAGCAGAGGGGCTCAGGGGTAAATGCagagaggttgaagaagagagaaagaacccACCAGAGACCCCGAGACCCAAAGCTCATCCTCATCAACAGCAGAGGATGATGGAGAGACACGCGGAGAAGAGAGAACATCCCCAGTGGAAAAGAGAACAGGGACAG AGAACCCAACAAGGCTTATCTGAGAGACGTTCTTCTGGACAGAGGAACGTCAGAAAGAACTGGGGTGATGAACGCAGGCAGGTGTTCCACCCCAGACGAAcacaggaagagacagagagaagaccTGACCGAAATGACGGCAGAAAAGCTCATCCTCATCAACAGCAGAGGATGATGGAGAGACACGAGGAGAAGACAGAACATCCCCAGTGGAAAAGAGAACAGGGACAG AGAACCCAACAAGGCTTATCTGAGAGACGTTCTTCTGGACAGAGGGACGTCAGAAAGAACTGGGGTGATGAACGCAGGCAAGTGTTCCACACCAGACGAACACAGGAAGAGACGGAGAGAAGACCTGACCGAAATGACGGCAGAAAAGCTCATCCTCATCAACAGCAGAGGATGATGGAGAGACACGAGGAGAAGAGAGAACGTCCTCAGTGGAAAAAAGAACAGGGACAG aGAACCCAAGGCTTATCTGATAGACATTCTTCTGGACAGAGGGATGTCAGAAAGAACTGGGGTGATGAACGCAGGCAGGTGTTCCACCCAAGACGTGTGCAGGAAGAGAGAAGACCTGACCAAAATGACAGGGGAGTATCTGCACCCAAAGGAGGAGCAGAGGAGCGCAGGGGTCAATGTAGAAATGTtcaagaagagagaaagacccCTGTAGAGAACCCAAGACCTAAAACACATCCTCATCAGCAGAGGAAGACTGAGGAACATGGAGAGCCAAGAGAACATCCTCAGCAGAAAAGAGGACAGGTACAGAGTACATCTGTTACTCCGAGTCATGGTCCCTAA